A single region of the Rhodococcus sp. W8901 genome encodes:
- the ssd gene encoding septum site-determining protein Ssd has product MDIDSRAPSASGRPGVLALVSARAVVQTLRSVAAATDQTFDSMSGLPGRRAWEQADLVVVDTTAARECAARLPRRDRVLLVCDGPPTLPDWQAATAVGAESVLGVPEDEAALVTVFGDRGAGRQGDGTVVAVIGGCGGAGASTLAAAVAVESVGSRAPRRTQRHGPGRNTASSTSSTILLDADPMGGGVDLLLGLENAPGPRWSGLTVEGGQVSAEALHAALPSPRPGVGVLACDRGRAHVAGPTPAAVTAVAEAGRRAGELVVCDIPRQASAASDSLLDIADIVVVVVPATVRAGLAAERVLARIAERNPNQGIVVRGPAPGGLRGADLSETLGVPLIAAMRPESHLDAMLERGGLDLGSRSPLGAGARAVLDLLGARPGRWSA; this is encoded by the coding sequence ATGGACATCGATTCCCGCGCGCCGTCTGCCTCCGGGCGGCCCGGAGTGCTCGCGTTGGTGAGTGCTCGCGCCGTGGTGCAGACCCTGCGCTCGGTCGCGGCCGCCACCGATCAAACATTTGACTCGATGTCGGGGCTGCCCGGACGGCGAGCGTGGGAGCAGGCGGACCTGGTGGTGGTGGACACGACCGCGGCGCGGGAGTGCGCGGCGCGACTCCCGCGCCGCGACCGGGTGCTGCTCGTCTGCGACGGTCCACCCACGCTGCCCGACTGGCAGGCGGCCACGGCGGTCGGTGCCGAGAGTGTCCTCGGCGTCCCCGAAGACGAGGCCGCGCTCGTGACGGTGTTCGGCGATCGGGGTGCTGGACGGCAGGGCGACGGCACCGTCGTCGCGGTGATCGGCGGCTGCGGTGGCGCCGGCGCCTCGACGCTCGCGGCAGCCGTCGCGGTCGAATCGGTCGGGTCCCGGGCTCCCCGGCGGACACAGCGGCACGGGCCCGGAAGGAACACCGCATCGTCGACCTCGTCGACGATCCTGCTGGACGCGGACCCGATGGGCGGGGGAGTGGACCTGCTCCTGGGTCTCGAGAACGCGCCGGGGCCGCGGTGGTCGGGCCTGACCGTCGAGGGCGGGCAGGTCTCGGCCGAGGCCCTGCACGCGGCGCTGCCGTCGCCCCGTCCCGGCGTCGGTGTGCTCGCGTGCGACCGCGGCCGCGCCCACGTCGCTGGGCCCACGCCGGCCGCGGTGACGGCAGTTGCGGAAGCCGGCCGCCGGGCCGGCGAACTGGTGGTGTGCGACATCCCTCGGCAGGCGTCGGCGGCCAGTGACAGTCTGCTCGACATCGCCGACATCGTCGTGGTCGTGGTGCCGGCCACGGTGCGGGCGGGTCTGGCGGCCGAACGGGTCCTCGCACGGATCGCCGAGCGAAACCCCAATCAGGGCATCGTTGTTCGGGGTCCTGCTCCGGGCGGACTGCGCGGCGCCGACCTCTCCGAGACGCTCGGGGTGCCGTTGATCGCCGCGATGCGACCGGAGTCACACCTCGATGCGATGCTCGAACGGGGCGGACTCGACCTCGGCTCCCGGTCTCCGCTGGGCGCGGGGGCGCGCGCGGTACTCGACCTGCTCGGCGCCCGGCCGGGGCGGTGGTCCGCGTGA
- a CDS encoding TadA family conjugal transfer-associated ATPase, which translates to MNAVNTLESADLLERVRDRLALTEGELTPATVAAAIRAESGGVLGDTDLLAALRMLQTELTGAGPLEALLAVPGVADVLVTAPDEVWIDRGTGLERTAVTFPDEAAVRRLAQRLALSAGRRLDDAQPWVDGRLPSIGHGDFGVRLHAVLAPVAQGGTCVSLRVLRPATQGLDELTAGGAVDPAARALLDAIVRARLAFLVTGGTGAGKTTMLAAMLGQVGAAERIVCVEDAAELAPAHPHVVRLVARAPNVEGVGEVTVRDLVRQSLRMRPDRIVVGEVRGAEVVDLLTALNTGHDGGAGTVHANSPGEVPARLEALAALGGLDRQALHSQLAAAVQVVMHVRRDASGGRRLVEIGVLERDSSDVVRFVPAWTWESGAGPGSRALRELLDARCAQ; encoded by the coding sequence GTGAACGCGGTCAATACGCTCGAGTCCGCCGATCTGCTCGAGCGGGTGCGTGACCGCCTCGCGCTCACCGAGGGCGAGCTCACGCCGGCGACGGTGGCGGCGGCCATCCGCGCCGAATCGGGTGGGGTCCTCGGGGACACCGACCTGCTGGCCGCGCTGCGGATGTTGCAGACGGAACTCACCGGCGCGGGCCCGCTCGAGGCGCTGCTCGCGGTGCCCGGTGTCGCGGACGTCCTGGTGACGGCGCCCGACGAGGTGTGGATCGACCGCGGCACCGGACTCGAGCGGACCGCGGTGACCTTTCCCGACGAGGCCGCGGTCCGGCGGCTCGCGCAGCGGCTGGCACTGTCCGCGGGGCGCCGTCTGGACGACGCGCAGCCCTGGGTCGACGGCCGCCTTCCGTCGATCGGCCACGGCGACTTCGGGGTTCGCCTCCATGCCGTGCTCGCGCCGGTCGCGCAGGGCGGCACCTGCGTCTCGCTGCGGGTGCTTCGGCCCGCGACCCAAGGGCTCGACGAACTCACCGCAGGCGGTGCGGTGGACCCTGCGGCACGCGCGCTGCTCGACGCGATCGTGCGGGCGCGGCTCGCGTTCCTCGTCACCGGCGGAACCGGTGCCGGCAAGACCACCATGCTCGCGGCCATGCTCGGACAGGTCGGTGCCGCGGAGCGGATCGTGTGCGTCGAGGACGCCGCCGAACTCGCACCCGCGCACCCGCACGTGGTCCGCCTGGTCGCACGCGCACCGAACGTCGAGGGGGTCGGCGAGGTCACGGTGCGGGACCTGGTCCGGCAGTCCCTGCGTATGCGGCCCGATCGCATCGTCGTCGGTGAGGTCCGTGGTGCGGAAGTCGTCGACCTGCTCACCGCGCTCAACACCGGCCACGACGGCGGCGCCGGGACGGTGCACGCCAACTCTCCAGGGGAGGTCCCGGCGAGGCTCGAAGCTCTCGCGGCGCTCGGTGGGCTGGATCGGCAGGCCCTGCACAGTCAGCTGGCCGCAGCCGTCCAGGTGGTGATGCATGTCCGGCGGGATGCGTCGGGAGGCCGCAGGCTCGTGGAAATCGGGGTCCTGGAACGGGATTCGTCGGACGTCGTTCGCTTCGTCCCGGCGTGGACGTGGGAATCCGGCGCGGGACCGGGATCCCGGGCGTTGCGCGAGCTACTGGACGCCAGGTGTGCGCAGTGA
- a CDS encoding type II secretion system F family protein: protein MIAAILCLAVAILAAPSGSTRRRLRSMSSVMPKPSTPSWMSRLRLSPFDLALAGCIPLAVLGTPTAAVAAAVGAATARGRRRRRSASAHRERERRSVLAGLDVVIGELRVGAHPAAACESAAQECDGAAAEAFRSAAARARLGGSAASGLVANGGVVADDLRRIADAWAVAEAHGLALAELLHAARTDLLGRSRFRTRAEAGLAGARATAAVLAGLPALGIGLGQLMGASPVRVLLGGGLGGALLVTGTVLVAVGLLWTDRIVGRVVS, encoded by the coding sequence GTGATCGCGGCAATACTGTGCCTGGCGGTGGCGATTCTGGCCGCCCCGAGCGGAAGCACGCGTCGGCGGCTGCGATCGATGTCGTCGGTCATGCCCAAGCCTTCGACTCCGTCGTGGATGTCGCGGCTGAGGCTCTCGCCGTTCGATCTCGCGCTCGCAGGGTGCATTCCGCTGGCCGTACTGGGCACGCCGACCGCCGCAGTCGCGGCGGCGGTCGGGGCGGCCACTGCGCGGGGACGCCGCCGCCGGCGCTCCGCATCGGCGCACCGGGAGCGGGAACGACGGAGCGTGCTGGCGGGCCTGGATGTCGTGATCGGTGAGCTGCGGGTCGGGGCGCATCCCGCTGCGGCGTGCGAATCTGCCGCGCAGGAATGCGACGGGGCGGCCGCGGAGGCGTTCCGGAGCGCGGCCGCGCGCGCCCGACTCGGTGGCTCCGCGGCGAGCGGCCTAGTGGCGAACGGGGGCGTCGTGGCCGATGACCTGCGGCGTATCGCGGATGCGTGGGCGGTCGCCGAGGCCCACGGTCTCGCGTTGGCCGAGCTTCTCCATGCCGCACGGACAGACCTGTTGGGACGCAGCCGATTCCGTACCCGTGCCGAAGCGGGATTGGCGGGGGCGCGGGCCACCGCGGCGGTCCTGGCCGGGCTGCCGGCCCTCGGAATCGGGCTCGGTCAACTCATGGGTGCGTCCCCGGTGCGGGTCCTCCTCGGTGGGGGCCTCGGCGGCGCGCTGCTCGTGACCGGCACCGTGCTGGTCGCGGTCGGGTTGCTGTGGACAGACCGCATCGTCGGCCGGGTGGTGAGCTGA
- a CDS encoding type II secretion system F family protein, translated as MMWPALILVAAAVLVVPGSGRARRRLWASGVPNIGTSNTGTADVHIPNAGATGGPADPMAVAGAFDLLAACLKAGLPVSTAAAATARSAPSPLADSLRRTADLLALGADPATAWDVVAAEPATEALARMARRSARSGAALSAAIGELAAQQRGDAEDAAVAAAERAGVLISGPLGLCFLPAFICLGIVPVVIGLAGQVLQGGLL; from the coding sequence CTGATGTGGCCGGCGTTGATCCTGGTGGCGGCGGCGGTCCTCGTCGTACCCGGATCGGGTCGGGCACGACGGCGGTTGTGGGCGTCCGGGGTGCCGAACATCGGAACATCGAACACCGGAACGGCGGACGTCCACATCCCGAACGCGGGCGCGACCGGTGGTCCGGCGGACCCGATGGCGGTCGCGGGCGCGTTCGACTTGTTGGCGGCATGCCTCAAGGCGGGGCTGCCGGTGTCGACGGCGGCCGCCGCCACCGCGCGGTCCGCACCGAGCCCGCTCGCGGATTCCTTGCGGCGTACGGCGGATCTGTTGGCGCTCGGTGCCGATCCGGCGACAGCGTGGGATGTCGTCGCGGCGGAACCCGCGACGGAGGCGCTCGCCCGGATGGCGCGGCGGTCGGCGCGATCGGGTGCCGCACTGTCGGCGGCGATCGGGGAACTGGCCGCGCAGCAGCGCGGCGATGCCGAGGACGCCGCGGTGGCCGCGGCAGAGCGGGCCGGCGTCCTCATCAGTGGTCCGTTGGGACTGTGCTTCCTGCCCGCGTTCATCTGCCTGGGAATCGTCCCGGTGGTGATCGGGTTGGCCGGTCAGGTGCTCCAGGGTGGGCTCCTGTGA
- a CDS encoding DUF4244 domain-containing protein, protein MWGKKFQEMQARLVLAATADDGMSTAEYAIGTIAAAAFGAILYTVVTGDSIVSALTGIIDKALATSV, encoded by the coding sequence ATGTGGGGGAAGAAGTTTCAGGAGATGCAGGCGCGACTCGTCCTCGCGGCGACTGCGGACGACGGCATGTCGACCGCGGAGTACGCGATCGGCACCATTGCCGCCGCTGCGTTCGGCGCCATTCTCTACACCGTCGTGACCGGAGACTCGATCGTCTCCGCGCTCACCGGCATCATCGACAAGGCGTTGGCCACGTCGGTGTGA
- a CDS encoding TadE family type IV pilus minor pilin, which yields MTARSVLRREDGAVTVEAAIAIASIVTVVVLCVGAIVAVSAQVRCIDAAREAARLAARDDRANAVSVAGRVAPSGAEITLDDDGEFVVATVRARASLLPLVELSAEAVAVREPRVTDG from the coding sequence GTGACGGCGCGGTCCGTCCTGCGGCGGGAGGACGGTGCGGTCACGGTGGAGGCGGCGATCGCGATCGCCTCCATCGTGACCGTGGTGGTGCTCTGTGTCGGGGCGATCGTCGCGGTCTCGGCGCAGGTGCGATGCATCGACGCGGCCCGGGAGGCGGCGAGGCTGGCCGCCCGCGACGACCGCGCCAACGCAGTGTCCGTGGCCGGCCGGGTCGCGCCATCCGGTGCGGAGATCACGCTCGACGACGACGGGGAGTTCGTCGTGGCCACCGTGCGGGCGCGCGCATCGCTGCTGCCGCTGGTCGAGTTGTCGGCCGAGGCGGTCGCGGTCCGCGAACCGAGGGTGACGGACGGGTGA
- a CDS encoding Rv3654c family TadE-like protein, with amino-acid sequence MTRLREDESGGATVFACFALAALVAVTAGLVHVGGAVAARHRAQAAADLAALAAASALSDGDESPCEAAVSIAVRMGATVPKCTVSGWDVVVGAEVRVGSVSFVVGPARAIARAGPAE; translated from the coding sequence GTGACGCGTCTTCGGGAGGACGAGTCCGGCGGTGCGACGGTGTTCGCGTGCTTCGCGCTGGCGGCGCTCGTCGCAGTCACGGCCGGACTCGTACACGTCGGCGGGGCGGTCGCCGCTCGTCATCGGGCGCAGGCGGCCGCGGATCTGGCGGCGCTCGCGGCGGCCTCCGCGCTGTCCGACGGCGACGAATCGCCCTGCGAGGCAGCCGTGTCGATCGCAGTCCGGATGGGCGCCACGGTGCCGAAGTGCACGGTGAGCGGCTGGGACGTGGTGGTCGGGGCGGAGGTGCGGGTGGGATCGGTGTCGTTCGTCGTCGGCCCCGCTCGCGCAATCGCGCGGGCCGGACCGGCCGAGTGA
- a CDS encoding DEAD/DEAH box helicase produces MNPSPHSRDTGENGDNSFGRTLLERVLAGTPAGEQPLTFTAELPPRVSRFAEWPEWAADAAVRALRAAGIPQPWSHQAEAASIAAAGEHVVVATGTASGKSLAYQLPVLTALAGDSRGTALYLSPTKALGADQLRAAIALTESEPELGSIHPSGFDGDTPTEVRQWARANSRWIFTNPDMLHIGILRSHQRWSHLFRNLRYVVVDECHSYRGVFGSNVALVLRRLRRIAARYGANPVFVLASATTADPGAAASRLIGAPCAEVTEDGSPHGPRTIALWEPPLLTSVTGENGAPVRRAAGSEASRIMADLLVEGARTLTFVRSRRGAELTAMGTRRALTEIDPDLAGRVAAYRAGYLAEDRRELETALADGRLLGVATTNALELGVDIAGLDAVVVAGFPGTVASFWQQAGRSGRRGEGSLVVLVARDDPLDTYLVHHPSALLNRPVEATVTDPTNPYVLGPQLLCAALELPLSDAEVTDFGGTEVLTELAAQGLIRRRAHGWFVTAESDPHSNLDIRGGIGGQVAIVDGESGRLLGTVDTGRAPATAHPGAVHIHQGESFVVDHLDLDEGIALVHSEDPDWTTSAREITDIAISDVAEHKPYGDVGVALVQVEVTHQVVGYLRRLSSGEVLDSVELDMPAQTLQTRAVMYTITPELLEESGIGADRVPGALHAAEHAAIGLLPLVATCDRGDIGGVSTALHPDTGLPTVFVYDGHPGGAGFADRGHAELVRWLSATRDAIDSCECAAGCPSCVHSPKCGNGNHPLDKDGAVRVLAAVLAAVDPDRTVA; encoded by the coding sequence GTGAACCCCTCGCCCCACTCCCGCGACACGGGAGAAAACGGCGACAACTCGTTCGGGCGGACACTTCTCGAGCGTGTACTGGCAGGTACACCGGCGGGCGAACAACCTCTGACGTTCACCGCCGAACTTCCGCCGCGGGTTTCCCGATTCGCCGAATGGCCCGAGTGGGCTGCCGATGCCGCAGTACGCGCGTTGCGGGCCGCCGGTATTCCACAACCGTGGAGCCATCAGGCCGAGGCGGCCTCGATCGCAGCGGCCGGCGAACACGTCGTCGTCGCGACGGGTACCGCGTCCGGTAAGTCGCTGGCATATCAACTCCCGGTCCTCACCGCCCTGGCGGGCGATTCCCGCGGGACCGCGCTGTATCTGTCCCCGACCAAGGCACTCGGCGCCGATCAGTTGCGCGCCGCGATCGCGCTCACCGAGTCCGAACCCGAACTCGGGTCGATCCACCCGAGCGGCTTCGACGGCGATACCCCGACCGAGGTCCGCCAGTGGGCGCGGGCGAACTCCCGCTGGATCTTCACGAACCCGGACATGCTGCACATCGGGATCCTGCGTTCACACCAACGCTGGTCGCACCTGTTCCGCAATCTGCGGTACGTCGTGGTCGACGAGTGTCACTCCTATCGCGGCGTGTTCGGATCCAACGTCGCCCTGGTGCTGCGTCGGTTGCGTCGCATTGCGGCACGCTACGGAGCGAACCCGGTGTTCGTCCTCGCCAGCGCGACCACCGCCGATCCCGGCGCGGCCGCGTCTCGGCTCATCGGCGCCCCGTGCGCCGAGGTCACCGAGGACGGCTCACCGCACGGGCCCCGCACCATCGCGCTGTGGGAGCCGCCGCTGCTCACCTCGGTCACCGGGGAGAACGGCGCACCGGTCCGACGGGCCGCGGGATCGGAGGCGTCGCGCATCATGGCGGATCTGCTCGTCGAAGGCGCCCGCACGCTGACCTTCGTCCGGTCGCGCCGCGGCGCGGAACTCACCGCAATGGGCACCCGTCGAGCGCTGACCGAGATCGACCCGGACCTGGCCGGGCGCGTGGCCGCCTACCGCGCCGGATACCTCGCCGAGGACCGCCGTGAGCTCGAGACCGCGCTGGCCGACGGCAGGCTACTCGGCGTCGCCACGACGAACGCTCTCGAACTCGGGGTGGACATCGCCGGACTCGACGCCGTCGTCGTCGCCGGCTTCCCCGGCACCGTCGCCTCGTTCTGGCAGCAGGCCGGGCGTTCCGGCAGGCGCGGCGAGGGATCGCTCGTGGTGCTCGTCGCGCGCGACGACCCACTCGACACCTATCTGGTGCACCACCCGTCGGCGCTGCTGAATCGTCCGGTCGAGGCGACCGTGACCGACCCGACCAACCCGTACGTCCTCGGCCCACAGTTGTTGTGTGCGGCGCTGGAGCTGCCGTTGTCCGATGCCGAGGTCACCGACTTCGGCGGGACGGAAGTGCTGACCGAGTTGGCCGCGCAGGGCCTGATCCGGCGTCGGGCGCACGGCTGGTTCGTCACCGCCGAGTCCGATCCGCACAGCAACCTCGACATTCGCGGCGGCATCGGCGGCCAGGTCGCCATCGTAGACGGCGAATCCGGGCGACTGCTGGGCACCGTCGACACCGGCCGCGCCCCGGCGACCGCGCACCCGGGGGCCGTCCATATCCACCAGGGTGAGTCGTTCGTCGTGGACCATCTGGATCTCGACGAGGGCATTGCCCTGGTGCATTCCGAGGATCCGGACTGGACCACATCTGCCCGCGAGATCACAGACATCGCGATCAGCGACGTCGCCGAACACAAGCCGTACGGCGACGTGGGCGTCGCGCTGGTGCAGGTCGAGGTGACGCACCAGGTGGTCGGCTACCTGCGCCGGCTGTCGTCCGGCGAGGTGCTGGACTCGGTGGAACTCGACATGCCCGCCCAGACCCTGCAGACCCGGGCCGTGATGTACACGATCACACCGGAACTGCTGGAGGAGTCGGGCATCGGTGCCGATCGCGTCCCCGGCGCGCTGCACGCCGCCGAGCACGCCGCGATCGGGCTGCTCCCACTGGTCGCAACGTGCGACCGCGGCGACATCGGCGGCGTCTCGACGGCGCTGCACCCGGACACCGGCCTGCCGACGGTGTTCGTCTACGACGGCCACCCCGGCGGGGCCGGGTTCGCCGACCGCGGCCACGCCGAACTGGTCCGCTGGCTCAGCGCGACCCGGGACGCGATCGACTCGTGCGAGTGCGCCGCCGGCTGCCCCTCGTGTGTGCACTCCCCCAAGTGCGGCAACGGCAACCATCCGCTCGACAAGGACGGCGCGGTCCGGGTTCTCGCCGCGGTGCTGGCGGCGGTGGACCCGGACCGCACGGTGGCCTGA
- a CDS encoding cold-shock protein — MAQGTVKWFNAEKGFGFIAPEDGSADVFVHYSEIQGSGFRTLEENQRVEFEVGQGTKGPQATGVRAI; from the coding sequence ATGGCACAGGGCACTGTGAAGTGGTTCAACGCGGAAAAGGGCTTCGGCTTCATCGCACCCGAGGACGGCTCCGCTGACGTCTTCGTCCACTACTCGGAGATCCAGGGCAGCGGCTTCCGCACCCTCGAGGAGAACCAGCGCGTCGAGTTCGAGGTCGGCCAGGGCACCAAGGGTCCGCAGGCCACCGGCGTTCGCGCGATCTGA
- the topA gene encoding type I DNA topoisomerase has protein sequence MASREKSTADGASATRRLVIVESPTKAKKIAPYLGKNYVVEASVGHIRDLPRGAADVPAKYKGEPWARLGVNVDHDFEPLYVVSPEKKSKVTELKSLLKDADELYLATDPDREGEAIAWHLLETLKPKIPVRRMVFHEITEPAIRAAAEDTRDLDNDLVDAQETRRILDRLYGYEVSPVLWKKVMPRLSAGRVQSVATRVIVQRERERMAFRSASYWDISATLDAGAETSPRNFGARLVAVDGARVAAGRDFGPDGKLKSSGVTVLDEAYARRLAEALEGVDLVVSSAEDKPYTRKPYAPFMTSTLQQEAARKLRFTSERTMRIAQRLYENGYITYMRTDSTTLSQSAISAARAQATELYGAEYVHSSPRQYTRKVKNAQEAHEAIRPAGDVFQTPGQLHSRLDNDEFRLYELIWQRTVASQMADARGTTLTLRITGTAGTGEECTFSSSGRTITFPGFLKAYVESVDEEAGGQSDDAESRLPALTQGQGVTATKLDPDGHTTNPPARYTEASLIKSLEELGIGRPSTYSSIIKTILDRGYVYKRGSALVPSWVAFAVIGLLESHFGRLVDFDFTAAMEDDLDEIAGGREQRGNWLSGFYFGDTAAADDSIARAGGLKKMVGENLEDIDAREINSIRLFDDAEGREVHVRVGRFGPYLERMVQNPDDPDGDPISQRANLPDDLPPDELTPEYAEKLFSTPQEGRKLGVDPLTGHEIVAKEGRFGPYVTEILPEPAREPEPDIVPVETSADGTVKTKAAAKKAPAKKAAKKAAGPKPRTGSLLKSMDLETVTLEDALRLLSLPRVVGVDPESKEEITAQNGRYGPYLKKGTDSRSLENEEQMFTVTLEDALKIYAEPKRRGRQASAAAPLRELGNDSATGKPMVIKDGRFGPYVTDGETNASLRKGDEVESITDERASELLADRRARGPVKKKAAAKKAPAKKAAAKKTAAKKAPAKKAAAKKTTAEKP, from the coding sequence GTGGCATCACGGGAGAAGAGCACGGCGGACGGAGCGTCCGCCACGCGCCGCCTCGTCATCGTCGAGTCACCGACGAAGGCCAAGAAGATCGCGCCCTACCTCGGCAAGAATTACGTCGTGGAGGCCTCGGTCGGGCACATCCGCGACCTGCCGCGTGGCGCCGCCGACGTACCCGCGAAGTACAAGGGTGAGCCGTGGGCCCGGCTCGGTGTGAACGTCGACCACGACTTCGAGCCGCTGTATGTGGTCAGCCCTGAGAAGAAGTCGAAGGTCACCGAGCTCAAGAGTCTGCTGAAGGACGCCGACGAGCTCTACCTCGCAACCGACCCCGACCGCGAGGGCGAGGCCATCGCCTGGCATCTCCTCGAGACGCTCAAGCCCAAGATCCCGGTCCGTCGGATGGTGTTCCACGAGATCACCGAGCCCGCGATTCGCGCGGCCGCCGAGGACACCCGCGATCTCGACAACGATCTGGTCGATGCGCAGGAGACTCGCCGCATCCTCGACCGTTTGTACGGCTACGAGGTCAGCCCGGTGCTGTGGAAGAAGGTCATGCCGCGGCTCTCGGCGGGCCGTGTCCAGTCTGTTGCGACGCGCGTCATCGTGCAGCGCGAACGTGAACGGATGGCGTTCCGGTCGGCGTCGTACTGGGACATCTCGGCCACGCTCGACGCGGGCGCCGAAACCAGCCCCCGCAACTTCGGTGCGCGTCTGGTGGCGGTCGACGGCGCTCGTGTCGCGGCCGGTCGTGATTTCGGACCCGACGGCAAGCTCAAGTCCAGCGGCGTCACCGTGCTCGACGAGGCCTACGCGCGCCGGCTCGCGGAGGCGCTCGAGGGCGTCGACCTGGTCGTTTCGTCCGCAGAGGACAAGCCGTACACCCGTAAGCCGTACGCGCCGTTCATGACGTCGACGCTGCAGCAGGAGGCCGCGCGCAAGCTGCGCTTCACCTCGGAGCGGACGATGCGGATCGCGCAGCGTCTGTACGAGAACGGCTACATCACCTACATGCGAACCGACTCGACCACGTTGTCGCAGTCGGCGATCTCCGCGGCCCGCGCGCAGGCCACCGAGCTGTACGGCGCCGAGTACGTGCACTCGAGCCCGCGTCAGTACACCCGCAAGGTGAAGAACGCGCAGGAGGCACACGAGGCGATCCGCCCCGCCGGCGACGTGTTCCAGACCCCCGGCCAGCTGCATTCGCGTCTCGACAACGACGAGTTCCGCCTGTACGAGCTGATCTGGCAGCGCACGGTCGCGTCGCAGATGGCCGACGCTCGCGGCACCACTCTGACGCTGCGGATCACCGGCACCGCCGGCACCGGCGAGGAGTGCACCTTCTCGTCGTCGGGTCGCACCATCACGTTCCCGGGCTTCCTCAAGGCGTACGTGGAGAGCGTCGACGAGGAGGCCGGTGGCCAGTCCGACGACGCCGAGTCGCGCCTGCCCGCGCTGACGCAGGGCCAGGGGGTGACCGCCACCAAGCTCGACCCGGACGGCCACACCACCAACCCGCCGGCCCGCTACACCGAGGCCAGTCTCATCAAGTCCCTCGAAGAACTCGGGATCGGCCGACCGTCGACGTACTCGTCGATCATCAAGACCATCCTCGACCGCGGCTACGTCTACAAGCGCGGCAGCGCGCTCGTTCCGTCGTGGGTCGCGTTCGCGGTGATCGGCCTGCTCGAGTCGCATTTCGGTCGGCTCGTGGACTTCGACTTCACGGCTGCGATGGAGGACGACCTCGACGAGATCGCCGGCGGCCGCGAACAGCGCGGCAACTGGTTGTCGGGGTTCTACTTCGGCGACACGGCGGCGGCCGACGACTCGATCGCGCGCGCTGGCGGCCTGAAGAAGATGGTCGGTGAGAACCTCGAGGACATCGACGCACGCGAGATCAACTCGATCCGGCTGTTCGACGACGCCGAGGGCCGCGAGGTCCACGTGCGGGTCGGCCGTTTCGGTCCGTACCTCGAACGCATGGTGCAGAACCCGGACGACCCGGACGGCGATCCGATCTCGCAGCGCGCCAACCTGCCCGACGACCTGCCGCCGGATGAGCTCACCCCGGAGTACGCGGAGAAGCTGTTCTCGACCCCGCAGGAGGGACGCAAGCTGGGCGTCGATCCGCTCACCGGGCACGAGATTGTCGCGAAGGAGGGCCGTTTCGGCCCGTACGTGACCGAGATCCTGCCCGAGCCCGCCCGGGAGCCGGAGCCGGACATCGTCCCGGTCGAGACCTCAGCCGACGGCACCGTCAAGACCAAGGCCGCCGCGAAGAAGGCACCGGCAAAGAAAGCCGCGAAGAAGGCTGCCGGCCCCAAGCCGCGCACCGGCTCGCTGCTCAAGTCGATGGATCTGGAGACCGTCACGCTCGAGGATGCGCTGCGCCTGCTGTCGCTGCCGCGCGTCGTCGGTGTCGATCCCGAATCGAAGGAAGAGATCACCGCGCAGAACGGCCGCTACGGGCCGTACCTGAAGAAGGGCACCGATTCTCGTTCGCTGGAGAACGAGGAACAGATGTTCACGGTGACCCTCGAGGATGCGCTCAAGATCTATGCCGAGCCCAAGCGGCGCGGACGCCAGGCTTCGGCGGCGGCCCCGCTGCGCGAACTCGGCAACGATTCCGCGACCGGCAAGCCGATGGTGATCAAGGACGGCCGCTTCGGCCCGTACGTCACCGACGGCGAGACCAACGCCAGCCTGCGCAAGGGCGACGAGGTCGAGTCGATCACCGACGAGCGTGCGTCCGAACTGCTGGCCGACCGTCGGGCCCGTGGTCCGGTGAAGAAGAAGGCCGCGGCGAAGAAGGCGCCGGCCAAGAAGGCTGCCGCGAAGAAGACGGCGGCCAAGAAGGCGCCCGCGAAGAAAGCTGCGGCGAAGAAGACCACGGCCGAGAAGCCGTGA